One Campylobacter concisus DNA window includes the following coding sequences:
- the aroB gene encoding 3-dehydroquinate synthase, with protein MQINLNLKEKASSYKIYINELERLELKGKVGIVTNAKVAGLHLEKLLSVLKCDEKFIISVPDGEEYKNLTTIEQILEQLFVSKFDRSSTLIALGGGVISDMTGFAASIYERGISFINIPTTLLAQVDASVGGKTGVNNKFGKNLIGSFYQPKAVFCEINFLKTLPKREFAAGVAEALKMAITFDEEMFSWLKSVNLDDENLAKLVEKSINLKARVVEQDEKEKGLRAILNYGHTFAHVIENETNYKEFLHGEAVAIGINMANRLSVRLGLMSEAEAEEIKQVLEKFDLPISYKIENEYAFYEAFFMDKKTKGDKINFIIADKIGSAFIKNDVKKEDVLETLREFK; from the coding sequence ATGCAGATAAATTTAAACCTTAAGGAAAAGGCGTCAAGCTATAAAATTTATATAAACGAACTTGAGAGATTAGAGCTAAAGGGCAAGGTCGGCATCGTCACAAACGCCAAAGTGGCGGGGCTTCACCTTGAAAAGCTACTTAGCGTTTTAAAGTGCGATGAGAAATTTATCATAAGCGTGCCAGACGGCGAGGAGTATAAAAACTTAACAACGATAGAGCAAATTTTAGAGCAGCTTTTTGTTAGTAAATTTGACCGCTCATCTACGCTCATAGCCCTTGGCGGTGGCGTCATCAGCGATATGACCGGCTTTGCGGCAAGCATATATGAAAGAGGGATAAGCTTTATAAATATCCCAACCACACTTCTAGCGCAAGTCGATGCTAGTGTGGGTGGAAAAACAGGGGTAAATAACAAATTTGGTAAAAATTTAATAGGCTCATTTTATCAGCCAAAGGCAGTTTTTTGCGAGATAAATTTCTTAAAAACATTGCCAAAGAGAGAATTTGCAGCTGGTGTGGCTGAGGCTTTAAAGATGGCGATAACCTTTGATGAAGAGATGTTTAGCTGGCTAAAGAGCGTAAATTTAGACGATGAAAATTTAGCAAAGCTAGTTGAAAAGTCGATAAATTTAAAGGCTAGGGTGGTCGAACAAGATGAGAAAGAAAAGGGGCTAAGAGCCATACTAAACTACGGTCACACCTTCGCTCACGTCATCGAAAATGAGACAAACTACAAAGAGTTTTTACACGGCGAAGCGGTGGCGATAGGTATAAATATGGCAAATCGCCTAAGCGTTAGACTGGGTCTCATGAGCGAGGCGGAGGCAGAGGAGATCAAGCAGGTTTTAGAGAAATTTGATCTGCCTATAAGCTATAAAATAGAAAATGAATATGCATTTTACGAGGCATTTTTTATGGATAAAAAGACAAAAGGCGATAAGATAAATTTCATCATCGCAGATAAAATCGGCAGTGCGTTCATCAAAAATGACGTCAAAAAAGAGGACGTTTTAGAAACTTTGAGAGAATTTAAATGA
- a CDS encoding COG3400 family protein produces the protein MKKILIIAGGAFARNFLDRLLGAKSNLHHYIVVSNEDHSQKANYENFTFYQFDPTSLSKLKSISDGYFSQFCIVSENKNEAIAVYENLRQISTKTETIFMNSWELDEKCKETFASDKHLSVVDIRDIAASRLMDYLPDMPVYADNIGFSEGEIMEVKVPIGSSYMYRHVSSIAQKRWRIALIYRGAEIILPKPNTMIQPSDILLIVGDPNVLQNVYRSIKRESGQFPSPFGSNIYTLIDMRSMSKERVSKLIEDSLYVHSKLNNKRLIFRVINPTLGENLETLKAIKEKNILVLMDYFNSDNKSIKDDVLKHDIGLIISDDRYFFKFQKLFYELKIPVLKTGKILLSKVKEGVILGDQSQEVENQSAIITDCCAQLDLEMRFYYFDNKHSDDEALKEHFESISTLFSKRIKIENHSLKNPLVKLKGTNDLLHFVMFSKSVANGSAFAFLSTNLNRLYKKLSQNAQLFVPVSE, from the coding sequence ATGAAGAAAATTTTAATAATCGCTGGTGGAGCTTTTGCAAGAAATTTTTTAGATAGACTTCTTGGAGCAAAGTCAAATTTACACCACTATATCGTTGTTTCAAACGAAGATCACAGCCAAAAGGCAAATTACGAAAATTTCACATTTTATCAGTTTGACCCAACGAGCCTTTCAAAGCTAAAGAGCATAAGTGATGGCTATTTTAGCCAGTTTTGTATCGTGAGTGAGAACAAAAATGAAGCGATTGCTGTTTATGAAAATTTAAGACAGATCAGCACAAAGACTGAGACCATTTTTATGAACTCGTGGGAGCTTGATGAAAAGTGCAAGGAGACTTTTGCAAGCGATAAGCATCTAAGCGTGGTTGATATAAGAGATATCGCAGCTTCTAGGCTCATGGACTATCTGCCAGATATGCCTGTATATGCTGATAATATCGGCTTTAGCGAAGGCGAGATCATGGAGGTTAAGGTGCCTATTGGCAGCTCATATATGTATCGCCATGTAAGCTCAATCGCTCAAAAAAGATGGCGGATAGCGCTCATTTACAGGGGCGCTGAGATCATCTTGCCAAAGCCAAATACAATGATCCAACCAAGCGATATCTTACTAATCGTTGGCGATCCAAACGTGCTTCAAAACGTTTATCGCTCGATAAAGCGCGAGAGTGGGCAGTTTCCAAGTCCATTTGGTAGCAACATATACACTCTAATAGATATGAGATCAATGAGCAAAGAGCGAGTTAGCAAGCTCATCGAAGATAGCCTATATGTGCACTCAAAGCTAAATAACAAACGCCTTATCTTTAGGGTGATAAACCCAACTTTGGGCGAAAATTTAGAGACGCTAAAGGCGATAAAAGAGAAAAATATCCTTGTTTTGATGGATTATTTTAACAGCGACAATAAATCGATAAAAGATGACGTTTTAAAACACGATATCGGACTAATCATAAGCGACGATAGATACTTTTTTAAATTTCAAAAGCTATTTTATGAGCTTAAAATTCCAGTGCTAAAAACGGGTAAAATTTTGCTCTCAAAGGTAAAAGAGGGCGTGATACTGGGCGATCAAAGCCAAGAGGTGGAAAATCAATCAGCTATCATTACAGACTGCTGCGCGCAGCTTGATTTGGAGATGAGATTTTACTATTTTGATAACAAACATAGCGACGATGAGGCGTTAAAAGAGCACTTTGAGAGCATTAGCACGCTCTTTTCAAAGCGCATAAAGATAGAAAATCACAGCCTCAAAAACCCGCTAGTGAAGCTAAAAGGCACAAATGATCTGCTTCATTTTGTGATGTTTAGCAAGAGCGTGGCAAATGGCAGCGCTTTTGCCTTTTTATCGACAAATTTAAATAGACTTTATAAAAAACTAAGCCAAAACGCACAGCTTTTTGTGCCAGTAAGTGAGTAG
- a CDS encoding mechanosensitive ion channel domain-containing protein, with amino-acid sequence MKKILVFLAFCFALYAEENATLEQNVSQNLQNSELIKEISNLDNSLKNNIWITRYANYNTYQKLLDELEQNENELKKLDKGSKRGGDLIKRSQTLKEQINLLKEYEKTPFSNMLAAPEMENPPRINSPVALVSGFSYIKKIRSDKIEYQRHIKELDTLLEKLEAKENLLNRLNLIDDSEQNRASLNLAKQEIGDFKAAKQIADTTYSVYEKRADEAVNMTTSDIKAQFLSMGYTAIVILLTIGLTFIAKFIVKRTITDNERFYTVNKFLNVLNITVIIIILLFSYIENVTYLVTVLGFASAGIAIAMKDMFMSMLGWMVIMFGGTIHVGDRVRVYHDGSEFVGDVIDISLLRLTVFEDVSYSTYKTNRRAGRIIFVPNNYIFTDLIANYSHYGMKTVWDGIDVVISFDSNHKKAAYLAKNIVKKYSKGYTDIAKRQMNKLRSQYSIKNPNVEPRIYTFFEPYGINISCWFMSNSYATLALRSTISAEIIEAFLAHDDIKIAYPTQTMFIGKKETPSDHVAHAEQEGENI; translated from the coding sequence ATGAAAAAGATCCTAGTTTTTTTAGCTTTTTGCTTTGCGCTTTACGCTGAAGAAAACGCCACACTTGAGCAAAATGTCTCACAAAATTTACAAAATAGCGAGCTTATAAAAGAAATTTCAAATCTAGATAACTCTCTAAAAAACAACATCTGGATCACAAGATACGCCAACTACAACACCTATCAAAAGCTACTTGATGAGCTAGAGCAAAATGAAAATGAGCTTAAAAAGCTTGATAAAGGCTCAAAAAGAGGTGGCGATCTCATTAAGAGAAGTCAAACCCTAAAAGAGCAGATAAATTTGCTAAAAGAGTATGAGAAAACGCCATTTTCAAATATGCTTGCAGCCCCAGAAATGGAAAATCCACCTAGGATAAATAGCCCAGTTGCGCTAGTATCTGGCTTTTCATACATCAAAAAGATAAGAAGCGACAAGATCGAATACCAAAGGCACATCAAAGAGCTTGACACCTTGCTTGAGAAGCTTGAAGCAAAAGAGAATTTGCTAAATAGGCTAAATTTGATAGATGACAGCGAGCAAAATAGAGCAAGTCTGAACCTTGCAAAGCAAGAGATAGGCGACTTCAAAGCTGCAAAACAGATCGCTGATACCACTTATAGTGTCTATGAAAAAAGGGCAGATGAAGCGGTAAATATGACGACCTCTGACATAAAGGCTCAGTTTTTAAGCATGGGCTATACAGCCATCGTCATCCTTTTGACGATCGGACTAACATTTATCGCTAAATTTATCGTTAAAAGAACGATCACGGATAACGAGAGATTTTACACGGTCAATAAATTCTTAAACGTGCTAAACATCACCGTTATCATCATAATTTTGCTCTTTTCATACATCGAAAACGTCACATATCTAGTAACCGTGCTAGGTTTTGCCTCAGCTGGTATCGCCATCGCGATGAAAGATATGTTTATGAGTATGCTTGGCTGGATGGTTATCATGTTTGGTGGCACGATCCACGTGGGTGACCGCGTCAGAGTCTATCACGACGGGAGCGAATTTGTGGGTGATGTGATAGATATTTCACTGCTTCGCTTAACCGTTTTTGAAGATGTTAGCTACTCGACCTATAAGACAAATCGCCGTGCAGGTAGGATCATCTTTGTGCCAAATAACTACATCTTTACAGACCTCATCGCAAACTACTCACACTACGGCATGAAGACCGTTTGGGACGGCATAGATGTCGTGATAAGCTTTGATAGCAATCACAAAAAAGCCGCCTATCTAGCAAAAAATATAGTAAAAAAATATTCAAAAGGCTACACCGACATCGCAAAACGTCAGATGAACAAGCTAAGAAGCCAGTACAGCATCAAAAATCCAAACGTAGAGCCAAGAATTTACACATTTTTTGAGCCTTATGGCATAAATATCTCATGCTGGTTTATGTCAAACTCATACGCCACGCTTGCTCTTAGAAGCACGATAAGCGCTGAGATTATAGAGGCATTTTTGGCTCACGATGATATAAAGATAGCTTACCCAACACAAACTATGTTTATAGGCAAAAAAGAAACGCCAAGCGATCACGTAGCTCACGCCGAGCAAGAGGGCGAAAATATCTAA